In the Lagenorhynchus albirostris chromosome 16, mLagAlb1.1, whole genome shotgun sequence genome, TAATCACAGTACCAGGTACTGGAGATTTGAAGGTAGAGAAGACAGCATGCTGCCCTTAAAGCTAAGGTAAGTAGGGGAGACACGCACACAACTAACAAACATGTAATACAATATTGCATGGTTAAGGGTGAGAAAATCTAACCTGGTTCGCAGCAAATCAGAAGGCCATTACCCAGTTGTTTCAAATGTTCTTCTTtatgacactttttaaaattactgtttgaaattataacatttccgtatttgtttacttttcatttGTCTCCCCTCCCACCAATGGTCcccccccactagaatgtaagctccacaaggAAAGGATTCTATCATGTTCACTGCTTTACTCCCTAGTTCCTGGAGCAGTGGTGGGCAGAGGAGTtgctcaaatatatttatataatgaatgaatgatgtccAACAAGCACTTATAATTAATTAACCAATGTCAATTTGGAGAGCCTCTAATTGCATGCCTGAGGTTTCTGTTCAATACTTGGAAAAATGAGGCACCATGGTACAGAAGGAAGGGCCCAGGCTTTACAGTAAAACAGATCTGAGTTTGAACACTGTTCTGCCTCTGGATGTCTGTgagatttaataatttttctaagCCTTAGTTTACTTATCTGTAACGTGGAAATAATTGCTACTTTTCCGGGTCACTGTGAAGTTCAGAGATAACGTAAGTAAAATGGCTAACACTGTTGAGAAAATCAATTGGTAGCATCTTTCTGCAAGGCAATAAGGGAGAATCTaaccaaaaatttaaatgtgcatattcttttactcagcattatACTGCTAGGAATCTGTTTTGCACAAGAATCATAGGCATGCACAAAGATATATGGTATAGGGATTTTCCCTGCAGCACtgtctgtaaaagaaaaaaagtttaaaaatatctatcAATAGGAGACTGATTATATCAATACAAACTACACTGAAGTATCTAGCATTAAGTCCTGGCATTTAGTAGATACCTGATAGAAGGCAATCAGTtatataataacaacaataatatatAACAGTAATATTGGCGTGTACTAACCACTTTTATACATTTCCTCATAATAATCCTATGAGGTCATACtattccagatgaggaaacagacttaaagaaataaaaataatttgctcaagtATCAGTTCAACATCCTGATTGTTATAGTACAGCAtattattattttgcaaaatGTGACCACTGGCGGAAACTGGAAAAAGTGCATAAgggatctctgtattatttcttaaaactgcaATTACTTACAATTatgtcaataaaaatttcaatcaaaaaaaaccaaaacgggcttccctggtggcgcagtggttgagagtccgcctgacgatgcaggggacacgggttcgtgccccggtctgggaagatcccacatgccgcggagcagctgggcccgtgagccatggccgccgagcctgcgcgtccggagcctgtgctccgcaacgggagagaccacaacagtgagaggcccgcgtaccgaaaaataaaataaaataaaataaaaaaaacaaaacaatgtataACCCGGCTTAAGGCAACGAGAGGACACAAACCCAGGTGGGATGACTCCAAACCTTACCCCAACCATTCTCACTTCACAGAGAAGACATGGGCTCCCTAATAACATCTCAAGAAGTGACATAATTCATCTCTCCTTTCATTCTCTCTGCAACCTCCCCATGCTTAACCCTCATCCTTTGCTTGTCCTCAAGCTTGTGTGTACATTCCTGATTCTGCACTTtgcttgggcttctctctctgctctgaatATCTTCACCTCACTTATCTTAAGTTCTTTAATTCCTCTCACTTCATGTTACAAATCCTTTCCTGGCCACTTCACATGATAGTGTTCTGTACCTCTTTTCAATTCAGATTTAACATTTCCTGGAGTATCTACTGTATCAGTAATACTTTGTTTACCAAATTACTTTCAGAATTACTAACATGCTACCTGAATCACCACATGTGTCCCATAATTTTCACTAAACCATAATCTCTCTAAATGAGGAaatgtatataaagtacttaacctagtgcctgacacatagcaagtACTCAATAAGCAAAAGTATGTACAacagaatatacaaaaaagaTTGGCAATTAGGCATTGTCTAGAGCAAGAAAGCACGTAACACATGTCTGTTAATCGGTGCCACCAGGCAAGACCCTGCTCTAAATGTCATGACactgtttagattcttttccctactCAATATaatagaaaccataaaattcttttcgtaaaaatgttttctttttcacagcaaaaaatacatatttataagacTGTCAGAAAGAACAGGCTATTTCCACCATCATACAGTTGGTTTGCTGGTGCCTCCAAAAGAGAAATTTATCACTCAAGAGGATGAAATCCACTGAACGATTCACATgaaaaatgttttgcctataGAGTAAGATTTTTCTAGAGGTGGCTGCTGGCCAGCCCCAGGTGCCTGAATGAAGACAACAGCACCCTGATGTCACGTTCACACATGTACTCTTGGAAAGAGCTTACTCCTGTGCATGGGGTAAAGTGTGGCTTCTTAGGTCTGTAAGAATTCAGGCTGTACTCGGGCCACTTTCCGGAATTCTTTAGTGTGGGTCTTAGGGCACTGCATCTCACACCAGCTGATGGGAACCATCTGGACACCTGGAAGGGAAAAGGTGGAGTTGGAGATGGGACCCCAAATATTTGCTTGAGACCCTTCTCTTTTCAGCTGGGTATGAACTGAAGTGTCACCAAGCTGCCTAGTGAACCTCACCTCATACAGAAAAAAACCTTGTTTATTCCACTGATTTATGGAGTGAGTGCCTCTTTTCCTTAGATTATATAAGGAGAATCATTCTAATCTCAGTAGTAAGTATCTACACTAGTATTGCTTTTTAGATAATTAAAAAACAAGGGAAATGAGGGAAAACAATGGACTAATCCCAAACCCTAGCTCCCAGGTAAAGGTAAGCATGTGGAAGCATGGACAAACTCACCCGATTCACTGTGGGCCACCACCACTCCCAGCTCATTTTCAGCAGTGGTTAGGAGGTAGTTG is a window encoding:
- the EXOSC1 gene encoding exosome complex component CSL4 isoform X2, with the protein product MWGPHRLRTLFEELSARKTSELLKKTRFVEIYKSFRPGDIVLAKVISLGDAQSNYLLTTAENELGVVVAHSESGVQMVPISWCEMQCPKTHTKEFRKVARVQPEFLQT